Genomic segment of Deltaproteobacteria bacterium:
TTATCCACCTCCACCCCCAGGCCTGTGGAGAGGCCATTGGCGGAGCGGGCCACGTGGATTTTCGCCTTTTCGCCGCCATGATCTCTCAACTTCAGGGAGGGGTATACTTGAATCTCGGATCGGCGGTGATTATGCCTGAGGTATTCCTAAAAGCTTTAACTTTGGTGCGCAATCTGGGTTACCGGGTGACCCATTTCACCACGGTGAATATGGATTTTCTTCCCCATTATCGACCTTTGACCAACGTCGTCCGCCGGCCGACTCTCGAAGGGGGAAAAGGGTTTCACCTCACTGGCCACCATGAGATCATGTTTCCTCTCCTGACCGCCGCCCTCCTTGAAGAAATAGGGTCCCAGGGTCCCAGGGGTCAAGGGGTCAAGGGAAAATAAAATTATTCTTGAACCCTTTATTTAAGGTATTTTTCGAGGGCCCGCAGGCTGGGTTCGAGGTGCTCCTCCAGGTGGGGTTCAATGGTGTAGATGGGCTGAAGATTTTGGGCCCGCAGGCAAGAAAAAATTCCGTCAAAATCAATCTTTCCCAGTCCCATGGGAAGATGCTCGTCGGCCTGGCGGTGATTATCGTGAAGATGAACTTCGACCAGGTAAGAACCGAGAGCCTCGATCCACTCGCTGATCGCCACTTCCGAGAAGATGTGCCCATGCCCCGTGTCCAGGCAGTAACCCAGGAAAGGAGAATGAACGGCTTGGAGGAGTTTCGTGAGAATGGAGGGATTTTCTTCAAAGACATTTTCCAGGGCCAGCTTTACGGCAAGCGTTTCCGCTCGTTCCACCAGCGGCCTCCAGGTTAGAAGGCTATTGGTCACCCAGAGGGCCACATCGTCGTCAAAGCGCCAGCGGTCATATCCAGGATGGAATATGATGGCGCGAGGATGAAAATAAGGAACGAGGTCCATAACCTGATTGAATCGGAAAGCGGTGATTTCGCGAATTTTATCGTCCACCGCACCCGGGCTGAGGTCCATGAAAGGGGCGTGGAAAGTTACGGAAATGTTTTTTTGGCTTAATTGCTGGGCCACCTTCTTGACTTCCTGCCAGGGAAGGTGGTCCAGAGTGGCGCCGCTGAAATAGATCTCCGGTTGTAACCCTATTGCCAACACCCCTGACAAGTTTTTCAAGAGCAGGGGTAGAGGGAGATTTACTTGCACTTTCTCTAAAATACCCATTCTTATTTAGGGGCAGAGGGGGGCCAACTCTGGTCCCTGGATCCTTTCTGGGAACTGACCACTTCCACAAGGAAGTCAGAAATTCCTGGGGAACCTTCGCCGGCCTTGGCGGCAGGTTGTTGTTCCGGTCTGCCCGGCATTCGGCCGGAAGAGAAGTCGGTAAAGACAATCATAAAAGGAACGGATTTCCCTGGGGAAATGTTTACGTTAGAAAATGTTTCTCCGAATTGGGAGGACAGACTCTTGGCAATCTCTTCTCGGGAAAAAGCCTTTAAATCTTCCTCCAGTAAAATATTCCCGCAATAACCGGTTTTTTCCTCTACCTTTTCACCTTTGGCGTCCAGGAGCGTCCCCTTGACTTTGATAAAGCTGCGAGCTTCTTGCCAATGATTGACCGCCTGGCCTTCAATGACAAAAATCCTGGTAAGCCTTTTGTTCTCCAGGTAATATCCCTTCACTTTTTCCAGGGCAAGGAAGCCCTCGGTTTTATCGCTCAGGCCCAAATACTGCTTCAGGATCGAAAAGCGGGATCCTATTTCTCGGGAAACCTCAGAATTTTTCCAGACCAGGGAGGCCCCGTAGCCAATGCCGATTAGGATAAGAATAATGATGATAATAACCCTGGGTGAGGAGAAACGGCTGGCGGCCGGTTTTTTTCGCGGCGGCATTTCTATTTTTCGCGGGGTTTTTGGGTATAAGTTTTCCGGAATTGTTGAGGGAGGGATTTTATCAGGGGGAGAAGTTCTTTCTAAGGGGGAAGACTTTTGAACTTGGAATACGTGCTGGCATTTTGAACAGCGGACTTTGGCTCTCCCCTCGGGGATGCGTTCGTCATCCAGGTTAAATTTGATCCGGCATATTGGGCAGGTGATAATCATATATCAACTATAGGCAATGGGTAATGGGCGATAGGCTATAGGTGATGGGCGATGAGCTATAGGCTATGGGCTAAGGGATATTTTTTTCTTTTATTGCCTATGGCCTATTGCCCATTACCTAAATTTATTTTAAAACATATATTCCCCGCAAATTGCGGTATTCCTCTGCGCAATCCAATCCGTATCCCACCACGAAATGATCATCGATTCGAAACCCCACATAATCGGCATGAAAATTGACCTCCCTACGCCCGGGTTTATCCAGAAGGGCCACCACTTTTAGGGAGCGGGGTCTACGGGCCTTCAGGCACTGGGAAAGATGTTTTAAAGTAATTCCGGTATCGATAATGTCTTCCACCACGATTACGTTTTGCCCCCTTAAAGGAGTCTCCAAATCTTTGGTGAACTTTACTTTCCCTGAAGACCGGATTCCCGTGCCATAACTGGCCAGACGGACAAAATCCATTTTCACGGGGATGGTCATTTGGCGAGCCAAGTCAGCCATGAAGATAAAGGCTCCTTTGAGGACTCCCACCAAAAGAATTTCTTTCCCTGAAAAGTCTTGGGATATTTTGCCGGCGAGCGCTTCTACTTTCTTTTGAACTTCTTTTTCCGAGAAAAGCAGCTTCATAGTAAGCCTGAGTATATTGATTCTTTTTGGATTTGTAAAGACGATTTTTCGAGTAAATTTTTGAGCAAATTTCTACCCTTTCCAAATAGATATTGACAAATTTTTTTCAATCCCCTACACTATTTTTTACCCGTTAATCCCCCACTCTTTCTCCGTGGAGGGCTAATCTTAAAACTTTCTTATCCTTGTCTACAGGACAGGATAATCCTTATGCCTTCCATCACCGATCTCTTTTTTATTTCAACGCAATGGAGTTTAATTAGTTTAATCGTTCCCGGTGGAATGGGGGGCAAAGAAGTTCTTGAAAAATTGCTGGAAATTTCACCGGATGTCCAAG
This window contains:
- a CDS encoding sugar phosphate isomerase/epimerase family protein, with amino-acid sequence MGILEKVQVNLPLPLLLKNLSGVLAIGLQPEIYFSGATLDHLPWQEVKKVAQQLSQKNISVTFHAPFMDLSPGAVDDKIREITAFRFNQVMDLVPYFHPRAIIFHPGYDRWRFDDDVALWVTNSLLTWRPLVERAETLAVKLALENVFEENPSILTKLLQAVHSPFLGYCLDTGHGHIFSEVAISEWIEALGSYLVEVHLHDNHRQADEHLPMGLGKIDFDGIFSCLRAQNLQPIYTIEPHLEEHLEPSLRALEKYLK
- the hpt gene encoding hypoxanthine phosphoribosyltransferase — its product is MKLLFSEKEVQKKVEALAGKISQDFSGKEILLVGVLKGAFIFMADLARQMTIPVKMDFVRLASYGTGIRSSGKVKFTKDLETPLRGQNVIVVEDIIDTGITLKHLSQCLKARRPRSLKVVALLDKPGRREVNFHADYVGFRIDDHFVVGYGLDCAEEYRNLRGIYVLK
- a CDS encoding DUF3426 domain-containing protein, which produces MPPRKKPAASRFSSPRVIIIIILILIGIGYGASLVWKNSEVSREIGSRFSILKQYLGLSDKTEGFLALEKVKGYYLENKRLTRIFVIEGQAVNHWQEARSFIKVKGTLLDAKGEKVEEKTGYCGNILLEEDLKAFSREEIAKSLSSQFGETFSNVNISPGKSVPFMIVFTDFSSGRMPGRPEQQPAAKAGEGSPGISDFLVEVVSSQKGSRDQSWPPSAPK